One genomic window of Scylla paramamosain isolate STU-SP2022 chromosome 20, ASM3559412v1, whole genome shotgun sequence includes the following:
- the LOC135110241 gene encoding tubulin polyglutamylase TTLL5-like isoform X3 has translation MEKLPSAKKGEHKVQFSDETDLKLRGQKVCGKPPEVPRAPPYSRSSSRLSGSSSISSSSSSTSSSSTSRFSSSGGSSSTLERSVGRGSDPSRLTSSLDRKRTGSVRSKTSDRVQKSDSSRSLSLDRRRAEGSRRESASPSSSSTERKRRECENRDIQNILNREKKPKTRLPATGHSRSQSGEQGRLLGRQKMAQPTLSHGKGDHSKTYIVEEKSTTKIEEKKLPFHMDWAERVKRATSRSPSRTQTTSEPLEREDKENEKVREKGKGDSRNQDRKERGRSLKRENRTNKHASNGKHKFEEHFTMDGDVMWVGSSRRNGYLIFNCATLEDPPKDSTAHKYTMTFKFSQSDSKLIRMLMEAHGFSEVESNSSFFNLYWGNAHFNPNEIRQLQDWQKVNHFPRSSELTRKDRLYMNIKRMQRQFGVKLFDFIPTSFILPTEYRDFCDTHLRERGTWIVKPVASSQGKGIYLINQVDQVPADETSLLCRYIESPLLVDGYKCDLRLYVGVTSLDPLVVYLYEEGLVRLATVKYQHGKNLWNPCIHLTNYSVNKFHSNYVQNEDPEVDDQGNKWSLSAFLRHLKSQGIDTGSLMRSIEDVIIKSLLAASYQMNTATNMFVPHPRNCFELYGFDILIDSQLKPWVLEVNLSPSLNIDQPLDLKIKSAMLADLFSLVGVQVMNPYTAKTSSRPSVFRKLPYLRYSMDAYEKHQFAKGTNIVPTAEEIRIVRQVREEYERRGGWARIYPTPDSWGLYGGLQEYESPLNLVLHYHLYPHVPRTNRFGRVAAGRVSGVSSSGLASSLERLTCYERALPKGLIFLKNKKNLGPNKKEDNNECRDLKKVKASLIRALENGLALSKYQARMAFSVYLQHIQRRLMIGCDEEKQTDLVYRFLRSASRTLHCPMNVQNPSKTLPSEARAVVISKQLGDFIQAYTRETHIYLDPAASASCSSLSSQCPTTTTTSSEPSTPYVTSPPYTSTLSINSPPAGSSVSLLSGSMSASTSFINHASAAVCGSSASINNSGASHLNTTSSSVIAPHHPVETPELCTPVKQSYSLASVSNLSSVSFSRCSSVSVRNGSPLNKSASVLSSLSSASTVNNISHVSLSSISSVSVSNPSPLNQSLSVSSFSSPLSLSNSSSFTSTNNSSSIPFSASSNSISSPPSVSVTGSSTSINLPPPSKTPSSVSIASFNSASDIGGEIATLPPRIRRLKSDGDNSLSVTDDGSKMSTSLDSAELEKHTTEQQPQQQQQQQQMSKDDHITMDLYRAFMSNAGESDLEEVLALQTRMHNSAGVFLESHRRSRFYPGSSHSVAGTATSHPSTTASSTCSSRPRTPTASPHGSPRRARRSPSTGSHTKVGEPVTNEPHSQNTEGPSSSQSQTTSDLPPSSSSSSTATTTAAMATTQASHPPSQPPATTTASSCCLFGNILKASLKGTNTFIS, from the exons ATGGAGAAGCTACCTTCTGCAAAGAAGGGGGAACACAAAGTCCAGTTTTCCGATGAAACTGACCTCAAACTTAGAGGACAGAAAGTATGTGGCAAGCCTCCCGAGGTGCCCCGGGCCCCTCCATACAGCCGAAGTAGCAGTAGACTTAGTGgcagtagcagcatcagcagcagtagtagcagcactagTAGTTCAAGCACCAGCAGATTCAGCAGTAGTGGAGGGAGCAGCTCAACTCTTGAGAGGTCAGTGGGCCGAGGATCAGACccttcaagactgacctcctcTCTGGACCGCAAACGAACTGGATCTGTCAGGAGTAAAACTTCTGACCGTGTTCAGAAGAGTGACTCAAGCAGGAGTCTCTCACTAGACAGAAGAAGAGCAGAAGGCTCCCGCCGGGAAAGTGCAAGCCCCAGCAGCTCTagcacagagagaaagaggcgaGAATGCGAGAACAGAGATATTCAGAACATTCTAAACAGGGAGAAGAAGCCAAAGACCAGACTTCCTGCTACTGGACACAGCAGGAGTCAGTCTGGAGAACAGGGAAGACTGCTGGGTCGCCAGAAAATGGCACAACCAACGCTCTCTCATGGCAAAGGTGATCACTCAAAGACTTATATTGTGGAGGAGAAGAGCACAACcaagatagaagagaagaagttaCCTTTCCACATGGACTGGGCTGAGAGGGTGAAGAGGGCCACATCACGAAGCCCAAGTAGAACCCAGACCACCAGTGAACCtttagagagagaagacaaggaaaacgaaaaagtgagggagaagggaaaaggggacTCGAGGAACCAAGAtcggaaggaaaggggaagatcactcaagagagaaaacaggaccAACAAACATGCCTCTAATGGGAAACACAAATT TGAGGAGCACTTCACTATGGATGGCGATGTGATGTGGGTgggcagcagcagaaggaatGGGTACCTCATCTTCAATTGTGCCACTTTGGAGGACCCACCCAAGGATTCCACGGCCCACAAATACACCATGACATTCAAGTTCTCGCAG TCGGACTCCAAGCTCATTCGGATGCTGATGGAAGCTCACGGCTTTAGTGAGGTGGAGAGCAACAGTTCCTTCTTCAACCTTTATTGGGGCAATGCTCACTTCAATCCCAATGAGATCCGTCAACTTCAGGACTGGCAGAAGGTCAATCATTTTCCAAG ATCATCGGAGCTCACCCGAAAGGACCGGCTGTACATGAATATCAAGCGAATGCAGCGGCAGTTTGGGGTGAAGCTGTTTGACTTCATCCCCACAAGCTTCATCCTGCCCACTGAGTATCGAGACTTCTGTGACACACACCTGCGGGAGCGCGGCACTTGGATTGTGAAGCCCGTGGCCTCCTCCCAGGGCAAGGGTATATACCTGATCAACCAG GTGGACCAGGTGCCTGCAGATGAGACCTCACTCTTGTGCCGATACATTGAGTCTCCATTGCTGGTGGATGGTTACAAGTGTGATCTGCGGCTCTATGTGGGTGTAACCTCCCTTGACCCATTGGTGGTGTATCTGTATGAGGAGGGGCTGGTGCGCCTTGCCACTGTTAAGTACCAGCATGGCAAGAACCTGTGGAATCCCTGCATCCATCTCACTAATTACTCCGTCAATAAGTTCCACTCTAATTATGTTCA AAATGAGGATCCAGAGGTGGATGACCAGGGAAACAAATGGTCTTTGAGTGCCTTTTTGCGGCACCTGAAGAGCCAAGGCATTGACACGGGCTCCCTGATGAGGTCCATTGAAGATGTCATCATCAAGTCCCTCCTTGCTGCCTCGTACCAGATGAACACCGCCACCAACATGTTTGTGCCTCATCCCCGCAACTGTTTTG AGTTGTATGGGTTTGACATCTTGATTGACAGCCAGCTGAAGCCATGGGTGCTGGAGGTcaacctttctccctccctcaataTTGATCAGCCTTTAGACTTGAAGATTAAGTCAGCAATGCTTGCTGACCTTTTCTCCCTCGTGGGTGTGCAGGTGATGAACCCCTACACTGCCAAGACATCGTCACGTCCATCGGTGTTCCGCAAGTTGCCATATTTG CGCTACTCCATGGATGCGTATGAGAAGCACCAGTTTGCCAAGGGCACCAATATTGTTCCCACTGCTGAGGAGATACGCATTGTGAGGCAGGTGCGGGAAGAGTACGAGAGGAGGGGTGGCTGGGCTCGCATCTACCCCACGCCAGACTCTTGGGGCCTGTATGGCGGCCTGCAGGAATATGAGAGTCCACTCAACTTAGTCCTGCATTATCACCTCTATCCACACGTGCCACGAACCAACAG ATTCGGCAGAGTGGCAGCTGGCCGTGTGTCTGGAGTGTCCAGCAGTGGTCTGGCTTCCTCCTTGGAGCGGCTCACCTGCTATGAACGTGCTTTACCCAAGGGTCTGATTTTCctcaagaacaagaaaaacttGG GCCCCAACAAGAAGGAGGATAACAATGAGTGTCGAGACTTGAAGAAGGTGAAGGCCAGTCTCATAAGGGCTCTGGAGAATGGCCTGGCTTTGAG CAAATATCAGGCACGCATGGCATTTTCTGTTTACTTGCAACACATCCAGAGGCGGCTGATGATTGGCTGTGATGAGGAAAAGCAGACTGATTTGGTGTACCGCTTCCTCCGCTCCGCCTCACGAACACTCCACTGCCCCATGAATGTTCAG AACCCAAGCAAGACGCTGCCTTCAGAAGCTCGAGCTGTGGTGATTTCTAAGCAGCTGGGAGATTTCATCCAAGCCTACACCAGGGAGACACACATTTACTTGGACCCAGCTGCCTcggcctcctgctcctccctgtcctcccagTGCccaactacaaccactacatCCTCTGAGCCCTCCACACCTTATGTTACCTCCCCGCCATACACCTCCACCCTGTCCATTAACTCCCCTCCTGCTGGGTCGTCAGTATCCCTGCTGTCGGGCTCCATGAGTGCTTCAACCTCCTTCATTAACCATGCCTCAGCAGCTGTGTGTGGTTCCTCAGCCTCTATCAATAATTCAGGTGCCTCCCACTTAAATACCACCTCTAGTTCAGTCATTGCACCACACCATCCAGTTGAGACCCCAGAATTGTGCACTCCAGTCAAACAGTCTTACTCCCTTGCCTCAGTCAGTAACTTGTCCTCAGTATCATTCAGCAGATGCTCCTCAGTGTCTGTGAGGAATGGGTCTCCCTTAAATAAATCAGCCTCTGTCTTAAGCTCCTTGTCCTCAGCCAGTACAGTCAATAATATATCTCATGTGTCGCTCAGCAGTATCTCCTCTGTGTCTGTCAGCAACCCTTCTCCCCTAAACcaatctctctctgtgtcttcctTCAGCAGTCCTCTTTCACTCTCAAACTCCAGTTCCTTTACTTCCACTAACaattcttcttccattcccttttcaGCCTCCTCCAATTCCATTAGCAGTCCACCATCTGTGTCAGTCACTGGCTCCTCTACATCAATTAACCTCCCACCACCTTCCAAAACCCCATCTTCTGTCTCAATAGCTTCCTTCAACTCTGCTTCGGACATTGGAGGAGAAATTGCTACGCTGCCTCCTCGAATTCGAAGATTGAAGTCTGATGGAGACAATTCCCTATCTGTTACTG ATGATGGCAGCAAGATGTCCACCAGTCTTGACTCTGCTGAGCTGGAGAAGCACACAACAGagcagcagccacagcagcagcagcagcagcaacagatgAGCAAGGACGACCATATCACCATGGACTTGTATCGTGCTTTCATGTCCAACGCTGG AGAATCTGACCTGGAGGAGGTGTTGGCACTGCAGACCCGCATGCACAACTCAGCTGGCGTGTTCCTAGAGTCCCACCGCCGCTCCCGCTTCTATCCAGGCAGCTCACACTCTGTGGCTGGGACGGCCACTTCTCATccctccaccactgcctcctccacctgcaGCTCCCGTCCCAGGACCCCCACTGCCTCACCCCATGGGTCGCCCCGCCGCGCCCGACGCTCCCCCTCCACTG GGAGTCACACAAAAGTGGGAGAACCTGTGACCAATGAACCTCACTCCCAGAATACTGAAGGACCATCCTCCTCCCAGTCCCAAACCACCTCagaccttcccccttcctcctcctcctcctccactgccaccaccactgcggcGATGGCCACCACCCAGGCATCACACCCCCCAAGCCAGCCGccggccaccaccactgcctcctcaTGCTGTCTCTTTGGTAACATCCTCAAGGCAAGTCTAAAAGGAACAAATACTTTTATCTCATGA
- the LOC135110241 gene encoding tubulin polyglutamylase TTLL5-like isoform X4 produces MEKLPSAKKGEHKVQFSDETDLKLRGQKVCGKPPEVPRAPPYSRSSSRLSGSSSISSSSSSTSSSSTSRFSSSGGSSSTLERSVGRGSDPSRLTSSLDRKRTGSVRSKTSDRVQKSDSSRSLSLDRRRAEGSRRESASPSSSSTERKRRECENRDIQNILNREKKPKTRLPATGHSRSQSGEQGRLLGRQKMAQPTLSHGKGDHSKTYIVEEKSTTKIEEKKLPFHMDWAERVKRATSRSPSRTQTTSEPLEREDKENEKVREKGKGDSRNQDRKERGRSLKRENRTNKHASNGKHKFEEHFTMDGDVMWVGSSRRNGYLIFNCATLEDPPKDSTAHKYTMTFKFSQSDSKLIRMLMEAHGFSEVESNSSFFNLYWGNAHFNPNEIRQLQDWQKVNHFPRSSELTRKDRLYMNIKRMQRQFGVKLFDFIPTSFILPTEYRDFCDTHLRERGTWIVKPVASSQGKGIYLINQVDQVPADETSLLCRYIESPLLVDGYKCDLRLYVGVTSLDPLVVYLYEEGLVRLATVKYQHGKNLWNPCIHLTNYSVNKFHSNYVQNEDPEVDDQGNKWSLSAFLRHLKSQGIDTGSLMRSIEDVIIKSLLAASYQMNTATNMFVPHPRNCFELYGFDILIDSQLKPWVLEVNLSPSLNIDQPLDLKIKSAMLADLFSLVGVQVMNPYTAKTSSRPSVFRKLPYLRYSMDAYEKHQFAKGTNIVPTAEEIRIVRQVREEYERRGGWARIYPTPDSWGLYGGLQEYESPLNLVLHYHLYPHVPRTNRFGRVAAGRVSGVSSSGLASSLERLTCYERALPKGLIFLKNKKNLGPNKKEDNNECRDLKKVKASLIRALENGLALSKYQARMAFSVYLQHIQRRLMIGCDEEKQTDLVYRFLRSASRTLHCPMNVQNPSKTLPSEARAVVISKQLGDFIQAYTRETHIYLDPAASASCSSLSSQCPTTTTTSSEPSTPYVTSPPYTSTLSINSPPAGSSVSLLSGSMSASTSFINHASAAVCGSSASINNSASSNSISSPPSVSVTGSSTSINLPPPSKTPSSVSIASFNSASDIGGEIATLPPRIRRLKSDGDNSLSVTDDGSKMSTSLDSAELEKHTTEQQPQQQQQQQQMSKDDHITMDLYRAFMSNAGESDLEEVLALQTRMHNSAGVFLESHRRSRFYPGSSHSVAGTATSHPSTTASSTCSSRPRTPTASPHGSPRRARRSPSTGTRRSSSGSNLSGSHTKVGEPVTNEPHSQNTEGPSSSQSQTTSDLPPSSSSSSTATTTAAMATTQASHPPSQPPATTTASSCCLFGNILKASLKGTNTFIS; encoded by the exons ATGGAGAAGCTACCTTCTGCAAAGAAGGGGGAACACAAAGTCCAGTTTTCCGATGAAACTGACCTCAAACTTAGAGGACAGAAAGTATGTGGCAAGCCTCCCGAGGTGCCCCGGGCCCCTCCATACAGCCGAAGTAGCAGTAGACTTAGTGgcagtagcagcatcagcagcagtagtagcagcactagTAGTTCAAGCACCAGCAGATTCAGCAGTAGTGGAGGGAGCAGCTCAACTCTTGAGAGGTCAGTGGGCCGAGGATCAGACccttcaagactgacctcctcTCTGGACCGCAAACGAACTGGATCTGTCAGGAGTAAAACTTCTGACCGTGTTCAGAAGAGTGACTCAAGCAGGAGTCTCTCACTAGACAGAAGAAGAGCAGAAGGCTCCCGCCGGGAAAGTGCAAGCCCCAGCAGCTCTagcacagagagaaagaggcgaGAATGCGAGAACAGAGATATTCAGAACATTCTAAACAGGGAGAAGAAGCCAAAGACCAGACTTCCTGCTACTGGACACAGCAGGAGTCAGTCTGGAGAACAGGGAAGACTGCTGGGTCGCCAGAAAATGGCACAACCAACGCTCTCTCATGGCAAAGGTGATCACTCAAAGACTTATATTGTGGAGGAGAAGAGCACAACcaagatagaagagaagaagttaCCTTTCCACATGGACTGGGCTGAGAGGGTGAAGAGGGCCACATCACGAAGCCCAAGTAGAACCCAGACCACCAGTGAACCtttagagagagaagacaaggaaaacgaaaaagtgagggagaagggaaaaggggacTCGAGGAACCAAGAtcggaaggaaaggggaagatcactcaagagagaaaacaggaccAACAAACATGCCTCTAATGGGAAACACAAATT TGAGGAGCACTTCACTATGGATGGCGATGTGATGTGGGTgggcagcagcagaaggaatGGGTACCTCATCTTCAATTGTGCCACTTTGGAGGACCCACCCAAGGATTCCACGGCCCACAAATACACCATGACATTCAAGTTCTCGCAG TCGGACTCCAAGCTCATTCGGATGCTGATGGAAGCTCACGGCTTTAGTGAGGTGGAGAGCAACAGTTCCTTCTTCAACCTTTATTGGGGCAATGCTCACTTCAATCCCAATGAGATCCGTCAACTTCAGGACTGGCAGAAGGTCAATCATTTTCCAAG ATCATCGGAGCTCACCCGAAAGGACCGGCTGTACATGAATATCAAGCGAATGCAGCGGCAGTTTGGGGTGAAGCTGTTTGACTTCATCCCCACAAGCTTCATCCTGCCCACTGAGTATCGAGACTTCTGTGACACACACCTGCGGGAGCGCGGCACTTGGATTGTGAAGCCCGTGGCCTCCTCCCAGGGCAAGGGTATATACCTGATCAACCAG GTGGACCAGGTGCCTGCAGATGAGACCTCACTCTTGTGCCGATACATTGAGTCTCCATTGCTGGTGGATGGTTACAAGTGTGATCTGCGGCTCTATGTGGGTGTAACCTCCCTTGACCCATTGGTGGTGTATCTGTATGAGGAGGGGCTGGTGCGCCTTGCCACTGTTAAGTACCAGCATGGCAAGAACCTGTGGAATCCCTGCATCCATCTCACTAATTACTCCGTCAATAAGTTCCACTCTAATTATGTTCA AAATGAGGATCCAGAGGTGGATGACCAGGGAAACAAATGGTCTTTGAGTGCCTTTTTGCGGCACCTGAAGAGCCAAGGCATTGACACGGGCTCCCTGATGAGGTCCATTGAAGATGTCATCATCAAGTCCCTCCTTGCTGCCTCGTACCAGATGAACACCGCCACCAACATGTTTGTGCCTCATCCCCGCAACTGTTTTG AGTTGTATGGGTTTGACATCTTGATTGACAGCCAGCTGAAGCCATGGGTGCTGGAGGTcaacctttctccctccctcaataTTGATCAGCCTTTAGACTTGAAGATTAAGTCAGCAATGCTTGCTGACCTTTTCTCCCTCGTGGGTGTGCAGGTGATGAACCCCTACACTGCCAAGACATCGTCACGTCCATCGGTGTTCCGCAAGTTGCCATATTTG CGCTACTCCATGGATGCGTATGAGAAGCACCAGTTTGCCAAGGGCACCAATATTGTTCCCACTGCTGAGGAGATACGCATTGTGAGGCAGGTGCGGGAAGAGTACGAGAGGAGGGGTGGCTGGGCTCGCATCTACCCCACGCCAGACTCTTGGGGCCTGTATGGCGGCCTGCAGGAATATGAGAGTCCACTCAACTTAGTCCTGCATTATCACCTCTATCCACACGTGCCACGAACCAACAG ATTCGGCAGAGTGGCAGCTGGCCGTGTGTCTGGAGTGTCCAGCAGTGGTCTGGCTTCCTCCTTGGAGCGGCTCACCTGCTATGAACGTGCTTTACCCAAGGGTCTGATTTTCctcaagaacaagaaaaacttGG GCCCCAACAAGAAGGAGGATAACAATGAGTGTCGAGACTTGAAGAAGGTGAAGGCCAGTCTCATAAGGGCTCTGGAGAATGGCCTGGCTTTGAG CAAATATCAGGCACGCATGGCATTTTCTGTTTACTTGCAACACATCCAGAGGCGGCTGATGATTGGCTGTGATGAGGAAAAGCAGACTGATTTGGTGTACCGCTTCCTCCGCTCCGCCTCACGAACACTCCACTGCCCCATGAATGTTCAG AACCCAAGCAAGACGCTGCCTTCAGAAGCTCGAGCTGTGGTGATTTCTAAGCAGCTGGGAGATTTCATCCAAGCCTACACCAGGGAGACACACATTTACTTGGACCCAGCTGCCTcggcctcctgctcctccctgtcctcccagTGCccaactacaaccactacatCCTCTGAGCCCTCCACACCTTATGTTACCTCCCCGCCATACACCTCCACCCTGTCCATTAACTCCCCTCCTGCTGGGTCGTCAGTATCCCTGCTGTCGGGCTCCATGAGTGCTTCAACCTCCTTCATTAACCATGCCTCAGCAGCTGTGTGTGGTTCCTCAGCCTCTATCAATAATTCAG CCTCCTCCAATTCCATTAGCAGTCCACCATCTGTGTCAGTCACTGGCTCCTCTACATCAATTAACCTCCCACCACCTTCCAAAACCCCATCTTCTGTCTCAATAGCTTCCTTCAACTCTGCTTCGGACATTGGAGGAGAAATTGCTACGCTGCCTCCTCGAATTCGAAGATTGAAGTCTGATGGAGACAATTCCCTATCTGTTACTG ATGATGGCAGCAAGATGTCCACCAGTCTTGACTCTGCTGAGCTGGAGAAGCACACAACAGagcagcagccacagcagcagcagcagcagcaacagatgAGCAAGGACGACCATATCACCATGGACTTGTATCGTGCTTTCATGTCCAACGCTGG AGAATCTGACCTGGAGGAGGTGTTGGCACTGCAGACCCGCATGCACAACTCAGCTGGCGTGTTCCTAGAGTCCCACCGCCGCTCCCGCTTCTATCCAGGCAGCTCACACTCTGTGGCTGGGACGGCCACTTCTCATccctccaccactgcctcctccacctgcaGCTCCCGTCCCAGGACCCCCACTGCCTCACCCCATGGGTCGCCCCGCCGCGCCCGACGCTCCCCCTCCACTGGTACGCGTCGTTCTTCGTCAGGCAGCAATTTGTCGG GGAGTCACACAAAAGTGGGAGAACCTGTGACCAATGAACCTCACTCCCAGAATACTGAAGGACCATCCTCCTCCCAGTCCCAAACCACCTCagaccttcccccttcctcctcctcctcctccactgccaccaccactgcggcGATGGCCACCACCCAGGCATCACACCCCCCAAGCCAGCCGccggccaccaccactgcctcctcaTGCTGTCTCTTTGGTAACATCCTCAAGGCAAGTCTAAAAGGAACAAATACTTTTATCTCATGA